Below is a window of Streptomyces spongiicola DNA.
CAGCCCGGGGTTGCGGGCGAGCACGGCGAGCAGCTCGAACTCCCGCCGGGTGAGCGGCAGCCGCTCCCCGTCCAGCCGCGCCTCACGGGCGGCCGGGTCCATCTCGAGCGGGCCGGCCCGCAGCAGTTCACCACCGGCGGGCGGGCGCCTGCGGAGCAGTGCCTCGAGCCTGAGCACCAGTTCCTGCAGGGCGAAGGGTTTGACCAGGTAGTCGTCGGCGCCTGCCTGGAGGCCTGCTATCCGGTCCGTGGTCTCGTCCAGGGCCGACAGCATCAGCACCGGCACGTCGTCGCCGTCCGCGCGCAGCGTCCGGCACACGTCGATACCGCTGATCCCGGGCATCGATATGTCCAGCACGATCACGTCGGGACGACGGGCGCCGACGCCGAGCAGCGCCGAGCGCCCGTCCTCGGC
It encodes the following:
- a CDS encoding response regulator transcription factor is translated as MAGAAERGRVLVVDDDPAIRRSLARALRLGGFSVDLAEDGRSALLGVGARRPDVIVLDISMPGISGIDVCRTLRADGDDVPVLMLSALDETTDRIAGLQAGADDYLVKPFALQELVLRLEALLRRRPPAGGELLRAGPLEMDPAAREARLDGERLPLTRREFELLAVLARNPGLVLTRDQLLDRVWGYDFEVRTGVVDTFVSYLRRKLETGGRPRLIHTVRGVGFVLRVEGGTRGGGAAR